In Oreochromis aureus strain Israel breed Guangdong linkage group 20, ZZ_aureus, whole genome shotgun sequence, the following are encoded in one genomic region:
- the LOC116323395 gene encoding putative beta-lactamase-like 1: MKVKWTTFGMIVFFLLSVVMTCCFIWQYRKPKLKTGKELLAIIEMCPRFPEPVPLKHPITSLRIALEKIDIFLRSRIHTTKLPSISAIMVLNDSILWNGNFGKRNTSHPSSPAPNEYTVYRIASVSKIFPTLMLYKLWEDGLVDSLDDPLEKYLDNFTIKNPLGKSRQPASSSVRTLGSNTPALTLRRMSSHLSGLPRRLRSTNLLWSGDTREALNLLQDDVLVADPGTRCHYSNVAFSLLANILAQNVTGTDFESWVSDTILKRLRMEDTGFNFTPAIQRKMAVGVYSNGKQAPLYDLGWYRPAGQMYSTAADMAKLMMALLGTYDAILLRQDTLNTMMTPIIQCHRGYFANFTGTPWEISEQFGYSVVRKDGDLDGFAATLSLVPRLKLGLVILMAGVRPTDEDLVSQAYSYLIPALENVFREAQQPVRAPPDPAPYVGFYTYRNMTFYEIKADSDGVLLMQQFGPQVDTTVPSKYQIIRLDYLQDRVFRVVFERPYPCKLKVNNISVSLEAQDRQLFNFYLFNKKGVAPGFDCPGLNTYRMMRIAGRPYFTS, from the exons ATGAAGGTGAAATGGACCACGTTTGGCATGATTGtcttctttctgctctctgtggtCATGACCTGCTGCTTCATATGGCAATATAGGAAGCCAAAACTGAAGACAGGTAAAGAGCTGCTAGCCATCATTG AGATGTGTCCTCGCTTTCCAGAGCCTGTGCCACTCAAACATCCCATCACATCACTCAGGATTGCATTAGAAAAA ATAGATATATTCTTGAGGTCAAGAATTCACACCACCAAGCTACCTTCTATATCAGCAATCATGGTTTTAAATGACTCAATTCTATGGAATGGAAACTTTGGCAAGAGGAACACGAGCCACCCCTCCTCACCTGCACCCAACGAGTACACAGTGTACAG AATTGCAAGCGTCTCTAAGATCTTCCCCACGTTGATGCTATACAAACTATGGGAGGATGGTCTGGTGGACTCTTTGGATGACCCTCTGGAGAAGTACTTAGACAACTTCACTATCAAGAACCCACTGGGTAAAAGTAGGCAACCAGCATCCTCATCAGTCAGGACCCTGGGTAGCAACACCCCTGCACTCACCCTGCGCAGGATGTCCAGCCATCTCTCTG GTTTACCAagaagattaaggtcaactaatcTCCTCTGGAGTGGAGACACACGGGAAGCCCTTAATTTGTTACAGGACGACGTCCTTGTAGCAGATCCGGGAACTAG ATGCCACTACAGCAatgttgctttttctttattagCCAACATCTTGGCCCAGAATGTGACTGGCACTGACTTTGAGAGCTGGGTTTCAGACACCATTCTGAAGCGGCTCAGAATGGAGGACACTGGTTTTAATTTTACACCAGCAATTCAGAGGAAAATGGCTGTGGGTGTGTACAGCAATGGAAAGCAAGCTCCCCTTTATGACCTTGGCTGGTACCGGCCTGCAGGTCAGATGTATTCCACAGCAGCAGACATGGCCAAACTTATGATGGCTCTTCTTGGTACATATGATGCCATTCTGCTCCGCCAAGATACCCTGAACACAATGATGACCCCGATCATCCAATGCCACAGAGGTTATTTTGCCAACTTCACTGGCACACCATGGGAGATCAGTGAACAGTTTGGCTACAGCGTGGTGAGAAAGGATGGTGACCTGGATGGATTTGCTGCTACCCTCTCCCTTGTACCTCGGCTCAAGCTGGGATTGGTGATCTTGATGGCAGGAGTTCGGCCAACAGACGAAGACCTTGTGAGCCAGGCATATAGCTACCTAATCCCGGCACTTGAGAATGTTTTCAGGGAAGCTCAACAACCTGTCAGAGCACCACCTGACCCAGCTCCATATGTGGGATTTTACACTTACAGGAATATGACATTCTATGAGATCAAGGCAGATTCAGATGGTGTGCTGCTCATGCAGCAGTTTGGACCACAGGTTGACACAACTGTCCCATCTAAGTATCAAATTATTAGGCTAGATTATCTGCAGGACAGGGTTTTTAGGGTGGTGTTTGAGAGGCCATACCCTTGCAAATTGAAAGTAAATAATATCTCAGTCTCCCTGGAGGCACAGGACAGACAGCTTTTCAATTTTTACCTTTTCAACAAGAAAGGTGTGGCACCAGGGTTTGACTGCCCTGGACTCAATACATATAGGATGATGAGGATAGCTGGCAGACCATACTTTACCTCATAG
- the trappc6b gene encoding trafficking protein particle complex subunit 6b — translation MADEAPFQLLHSEVIQYIYKSAEGETESGRNVTKLENIGFRVGQGLIERLTKDTARFKDELDIMKFICKDFWTCVFKKQIDNLRTNHQGIYVLQDNKFGLLSHLSVGKQYMEHAPKYLAFTCGLVRGALSNLGVKSIVTSEVSVMPSCKFQVMIQKA, via the exons ATGGCAGACGAAGCTCCTTTCCAGTTATTACACAGCGAGGTGATACAGTATATTTACAAGTCAGCAGAAGGAGAGACG GAGAGTGGGAGAAATGTCACCAAATTGGAGAATATCGGATTCAGAGTGGGCCAAGGGTTGATAGAGAG aTTGACTAAAGACACAGCACGGTTTAAGGATGAGCTGGATATTATGAAGTTTATATGTAAAGACTTCTGGACCTGTGTATTCAAGAAGCAAATCGACAACCTCCGAACCAATCACCAG GGCATCTATGTTCTGCAGGACAATAAGTTTGGATTACTGAGTCATCTGTCAGTGGGAAAACAGTACATGGAACATGCCCCaaag TATCTGGCCTTCACATGTGGTTTGGTGAGAGGAGCTCTATCCAATCTGGGAGTGAAGAGTATTGTGACTTCTGAGGTGTCCGTCATGCCTTCAT GTAAATTCCAGGTGATGATCCAGAAAGCGTAG